In Sphingobacterium sp. R2, the genomic stretch CTAAACGACCAATAGCTTCTTTGAAATCCAAGAATACGGCGAAACCGGTTTTACCAACACCACGGCCATCATCAACAGCTTCTTTTGCATTACGTGATGCCACGTCGCGTGGTACCAAGTTACCGAATGAAGGGTATTTACGCTCCAAGAAATAATCTCTGTCTTCTTCTTTGATATCGTTGGCTTTGATCTCACCTTTACGCAATCTTTCAGCCATTTCTTGAGTTTTAGGAACCCATACACGGCCGTCATTACGTAAAGACTCTGACATCAATGTCAATTTAGATTGGTGATCTCCAGTTACCGGGATACATGTTGGGTGGATTTGAGTGTAACATGGGTTAGCGAAGTAGGCACCACGTTTGTGTGCTCTCCAAGCAGCTGTTACATTACAACCCATCGCATTTGTAGACAAGAAGAATACGTTACCGTAACCACCAGTACACATCAATACTGCGTGTGCAGCATGCGTTTCGATTTTACCTGAAACTAGGTCACGCGTTACGATACCTTTCGCATGCCCATCGATCATCACAAGGTCTAACATCTCATGACGGGTATACGATTTTACTTTCCCTTTTTTAATCTGGCGGTTCAATGCTGAATAAGCACCTAACAATAATTGTTGTCCTGTTTGACCACGGGCATAGAACGTACGGCTTACCTGTGCACCACCGAAAGAGCGGTTATCTAATAAACCTCCATATTCACGTGCAAATGGAACACCTTGAGCGACACATTGGTCGATGATATTAACAGATACCTCTGCCAAACGGTAAACGTTGGCCTCACGAGAGCGGTAATCACCACCTTTGATTGTATCGTAGAATAAACGGAAAACAGAGTCCCCATCGTTTTGGTAACTCTTTGCTGCATTGATACCACCCTGTGCCGCAATAGAGTGTGCACGACGTGGTGAATCTTGATAACAGAATGTAATTACATTGTATCCTAACTCGGCTAACGAGGCTGCTGCAGATGCACCAGCAAGTCCTGTACCAACAACAATAACTGTAAATTTACGTTTGTTAGCAGGGTTAACCAGCTTCAGATTAAATTTATGATTTGACCACTTTTGGGCTAATGGGCCCGCTGGTACTTTTGAATCTAACATATCTCTTAATTTTATATTGATCGATAGAGCCGGAGCTTTATCTTAAAAGATTCTGAATTATTTAAAGAAGAAAAACAATGGCATTATTGCAAAGCCAATTGGAATTAATACCCCAAATACCCAAACACCGATTGCTCTGACAATTCCAATATATCTTCTGTGGTTAAAACCTAAAGTTTGGAATGCAGATTGGAAACCATGAATTAAGTGGAACGCCAAAGCTGCCATTGCAATCACATACAAAGCTACCAATGCAACATTTTTGAAAGCAAAATCAACTTGCTTGTACAAATCTCTTGCCTTTACGATTTGAACATTGTTTTCTACCGTTTCTTGGTAGTCATGGAATTCAGATGCTTGAAGTTCTCTCGCTGTGGTTTGCCCAGTTGCCAAATCAGTACGGTATTCGATGTACGGCACTTCATCATTGTGAAACTTCCACCAAAAATTAGACATGTGTGTCGCTAAGAATACTAAAATGACAGTACCTAAGATACCCATGTTGCGTGAATTCCACTTGCTGTTTGCTTGACCATCATATTTGGCATAACCAATAGGACGGGCGGCCTTGTTTTTCATCGACAATATAATAGCGTAGATGACGTGAACAATTACCGAAGCATACAATAAGTAAGAAACAACTTTGATTGGTGTAAAGTGAGTCATAAAATAGGCGTACTTGTTGAACGCTAGACCCGCATCATCTTTAAATAATTGCAAGTTACCAACCAAGTGAACAACTAGGAATAAACATAGGAAGATTCCTGTTAAGCTCATGATTAGCTTCTTCCCAATCGAAGAACTGAAAACTGGCTTTGATTTACTCATTATCCTTGTAATTTAATTTTAATTAGGCAAATCTACTATTTGCTATTAAATATGATACCATTTTGACAAGAAAAAGCAACAATTTAGAACGGTTCTAAAGTTTATTGAAATAAAAAGTCCGTTTTGAATAAAAACGGACTTTCGAACGGTATATAAACTCAGCTTAACCTACTATAGAATACTAAATAATCTGTAGCCTAAACCGATACTCCACATATTGATTTTTGGATTTGCCTGGCTCTCATTATTGACTTTATTTAAGCCCATTTCATAACGTAGATCTACACGCAAACTGGAAACATCAGCGCCTACACCAAATGCCCATGAGGTACCGCTCTTTTTATAGTTATTTGGATTTAATTGATCAAAAACCTTATCTTGTTTGTCATCCACCTTAAATGAGAATATTGGCCCCGTCTGGATTCGAGCGCCAATCGGACCTAAGCCAAAACGTTTGCCCAATAACACCGGGACATCCACTGTGGTAAATTTAACATCTGTAGATTCACCATTTTGATTGGTTACTTTTGTGTTTTTACCTGTTAAATAAACCTCAGGCTGAATATGGAAACCTAATACACCAACACGGCCGTAGAGCCCCGCTTGATAGCCAGCTTTCGTGTCAGAATTGAAATATTTTCCATCGCTTTTAAGCTTTGAGAAGTTTAAGCCACCCTTAACACCCACCTCAAATCCAGGGAGAAGCTGCGCCTGTGCCGTTGCTACGCTACCACAAATCAAAAGTAATGCTGGTAAAATCTTTTTCATAATCTTTTATTTATGTATATATTGTATCTTTAAACAAACTTTTACAGTTCAGTAAAGATATACAAATTTTATACCTAAATCTTAGTTATGCTGAAAATTAACGAAGAACAATGGCAAGTAGCCAAAGAGAAACTCCGTCGCAAGTACAATCATTTAAGTGATGAAGATTTAGCTTTTCAAGCAGGAGATGAAGATAAGTTGATCAATAGATTGTCTTTGCGTTTGCGGCGGAAACCTTCCTATGTTTTATTTACGATAGGTAAAGAGATTCAGGATATCAGTAGCAATAGATTATGAGTGATACTATTAGCTGGGGCGATTTTGAGAAGGTGGATTTGAGAGTAGCAACAATTTTGGATGCACAGGATTTTCCAAAAGCGAAGAAACCAGCCTATCAACTGAAACTTGATTTTGGTGATGAGATAGGGATACTGCGAAGCAGTGCCCAGATTACGGTACACTATAGCAAAGAAGAACTGATCGGAAAACAAGTCGTTGCAGTCGTGAATTTCCCCAAAAAACAGATCGCTAATTTTTTTTCGGAATGCCTGGTGACCGGTTTTCCAGATGAAAATGGGGATATTGTTTTGACTTCTGTTGATAAAAAATTACCAAATGGATCTAAACTTAGCTAAGTTTGTGTCATGACATTTATAGATTTTGAAGGAACACAACTGATCGATAGTGATGAGTCTTTTATGCGTATGGCATTGAACGAAGCAAAGATGGCATATGAAGAAGGAGAAGTGCCTATTGGAGCAGTTATTGTTCATCGTGGACGTGTAATAGGGAGGGGGCATAATTTGACACAGCGACTGAATGATGTGACCGCTCACGCAGAGATGCAGGCATTTACAGCAGCTGCAAATTATCTTGGCGGTAAATACCTGGATGAATGTACTTTATATGTCACCATAGAGCCGTGCATTATGTGTGCTGGAGCAGCTTATTGGACACATATCGGGAAGATCGTGTATGGAGCAAAGGACGAAAAACGTGGTTATTCACATTTTCATGATAAGATATTGCATCCCAAAACCGTAATTTCATACGGTGTTTTGGAAGCAGAATGCGCTGATTTAGTAAAATCATTTTTTCGTCAAAAACGTTAGTGAGATATTGAATTTATTGTAATACATAAAAACATAACGTTATATATTGTGTTATATTTGTATATATATAGAGTAATAAACATTTAAATTAAAATAGATATGGCATTTGAATTAGAAGCGTTACCCTACGCAGCCGACGCATTGGAACCACATATTGATAAGACTACAATGGAAATCCACCATGACAGACACCATCAGGCCTATGTGGATAATTTAAATAAAGCAATCGCAGGCACAGACGCAGAGAATCTATCGTTATTGGATATCATCAAAAATGTAAGTAAATATTCTGCAGCTGTACGTAACAACGGTGGTGGTCATTATAATCACTCTTTGTTTTGGAAAGTTTTAGGTCCAAACGCTGGTGGAGCCCCAACAGGTGAATTAGCTGAAGCAATCGATGCTACTTTTGGTTCATTTGATGAATTGAAAAAGCAACTTCAAGCTGCTGGCGCCACTCGTTTTGGGTCTGGTTGGGCTTGGTTAATCGTTGATGCTGATGGAAAATTAGCTGTAACTTCTACACCAAATCAGGATAATCCATTAATGGATGTTGCTGAAGTGAAAGGTACACCAATTCTTGGTATTGACGTTTGGGAGCACGCTTATTATTTGAAATTTCAAAACAAGCGTCCAGCGTATCTGGAAGAAATTTTCAATGTGATCAACTGGGATGCCGTAGCGCAAAACTATGCCGCATCGAAATAAAAGTTCATTTGATAATACAATCAGAAAAGCGACAATTCAATTTATTGTCGCTTTTTTTTTGAAAGTTTCCCGCGGTATTGGCTAAGAAGAGCCTTCATTTCGCTCTACTTGCTGGTTGTAGCTACGAAATCACGAAGGTTTGTTTCAGTAAACAGCGTTTATTTTTATATTGTTTTATTCTGTACAGCGTCGCTGATAAAACGAGTACTTTATCTAGCGTTTACAACCAAATTAATAACGATGCATATGAAAAATCTTTTTATAATGTTGGTGGCATTTGTTGCCTGTACATCCTGTCAGGGGCAGAAACCACAGACCAAGCAAGTCGACTTCTCTAAATTGCCTTTAAAAAATGCGGCTAAGCTGGATACGGCGACATTTGCCGCAGGCTGTTTTTGGTGTACCGAAGCACAGTTTAAAGAACTGAAAGGTGTTGTAAATGTTGTGTCAGGATATACCGGAGGATGGACCAAAAATCCGACCTATACCCAAGTTTGTAGTGGAAGCACCGGGCATGCCGAAGCAACTCAGATTATTTTTGATCCCGGTGTGATCAGTTATGATAAGCTATTAGAGGCATTTTTTGTAGCACACGATCCGACTGAACTTAATCGACAAGGAAACGACGTCGGTACGCAATATCGGTCGGCTATATTTGTGCATACTAAAGAACAGCTTGACAAGACGCGGTATTATCTTTCGGCTTTGGAAAAAGAAAAGGTTTTTAATAAACCTATTGTAACCGAAGTAGTTCCGGCAACAATATTTTATCCGGCAGAAGACTATCATCAAGATTATTACCGCTTAAATGGAAAGGAACCTTACTGTCAATTGGTCATTAAACCGAAATTGGAAAAATTTAAACGTATCTTTTCCAAGGTAGTGAAAGAGGGACAGTAACTTTGGGTATTCATAATATTTAAGGTAATTTTACGCTATTAGCGCTATTTAGTGTCAAGTTAATAAGTTGAAATCATGATCTTTCATACCAAGTAATAGGGTGGATAGCCTTCATGATTAATGGATAGCATTTTTGATTGAATAATAAATACTTGTAATATGTCTAAAGGATTTTTTACAGTTCCTGTTCCTACCAATGAACCGGTGTATACTTACGCTGTAGGAACAAAAGAACGCAAATTGTTGAAAGCAGCAATTGATGAGGCACGTTCAAAACAGATCGATATCCCCATGTATATTGGCGGTAAAGAGATCACTACTTCTAAAAAAGTAACAATAGCTCCTCCACATGACCATCAGCATATTTTAGGTCAATACAACCAAGGCGATAAATCTCACGTAACAGATGCAATCAATGCCGCTTTAGCCGCAAAAAAAGATTGGGAAAATCTTGCATGGGAAGATCGTGCAGCAATATTCTTAAAAGCTGCTGAATTGATATCAGGAAAATACCGTTATGAGCTGAATGCTGCGACGATGTTGGGTCAATCTAAAAACCCCTATCAGGCAGAAATTGACTCAGCATGTGAGATCACTGACTTTTTGCGCTTTAATGTGCAATATATGACTGAGATCTATAAGCAACAACCTCCTATTTCAGGAAAAGGTGTTTGGAACCGTGTGGAACAACGCCCGTTGGAGGGCTTCGTATTTGCGTTGACTCCATTCAATTTTACAGCTATTGCAGGTAATTTGCCTTCATGTGTCGCTATGATGGGAAATGTTGTGGTATGGAAACCGTCCAATACTCAGATCTATTCGGCGAATGTATTGATGAAGATCTTCCGTGAAGCCGGACTTCCCGATGGAGTTATTAATTTGGTATACGTTTCTGGTCCTGATGCAGGTGATGTGATTTTCCAACATCCTGATTTTGCAGGTATCCACTTCACAGGTTCAACAGGTGTATTCCAGGATATCTGGAAAACGATAGGTAACAATATTCACCGTTATAAAACGTACCCACGTATCGTTGGTGAGACAGGCGGTAAGGATTTCATCGTTGTACACCCTTCGGCCGATTTGAAAGCTGCAAATACAGCTTTGGTTCGTGGTGCCTTTGAATACCAAGGTCAAAAATGTTCTGCAGCTTCACGCGCCTATATTCCTAAATCATTGTGGCCAGCATTGAAAGAATCTATGACGAACGATGTGAAGTCATTTACGATTGGTGGTACAGAGGATTTTACAAACTTTATCAATGCTGTTATAGATGAAAAATCATTTGATAAATTGGCAAAATACATTGATAGAGCTAAAGAGTCTAATGACGCAGAAATAGTAGTCGGTGGTACTTACGATAAATCTAAAGGCTATTTCATTCATCCAACAATCATTGAAGCTTCCAAGCCTGATTACGAAACAATGGTTGAAGAGTTGTTCGGACCGGTACTGACCATCTATGTTTACGAGGATGCTAAGTTTGAAGAAACATTAGCTATCGTTGACAAGACTTCTATTTATGCGCTGACAGGTTCAATTATTGCACAAGACCGTTATGCTATTAATTTAGCAACAGATAAATTGAGACATGCCGCTGGTAATTTCTACGTCAATGATAAGTGTACAGGTGCTGTCGTAGGTCAGCAACCGTTTGGTGGTGCTAGAGGCTCGGGTACAAATGACAAAGCAGGATCAATGATCAACCTGCTTCGTTGGGTATCTCCACGTACAATCAAAGAGACATTTAATCCAGATACAGATTATAGATATCCTTTCTTGGAAAAAGGAGAATAAGGAAGTTAAACTGCTTGCTGAATAAAAAAGGACACTTAAAGCGTCCTTTTTTATTTTTAAAAGAATCTCACTTCTGTACGCACATTTTTATTCTATTTGGATAGGATGAATTTTAATATAGAACTAGGCTCATTCAGTTTTTTTTTTGCGCGGTTAATTGAACATAGCAGTAATCGATTTCGTGTAGCTTTACAAACGCAGTCTTTGAAGTTTTTAGCCCTATTGGCAAGGTGTCAAGATAGGTCCTATAAAAAAAGTAGCCATCCTATATAGAATGGCTACCTACATTATACTAATTTTTACAGCAACTAGTCTTCGTTTTCCTCAACGTTAAGCATCGGATCTTCTCCTGTTACCTCGGCGCGGATTTTTCCCTCAAGTTCATCCATTAAATCGGGGTTGTCGAATAACAAGGATTTGACAGCATCCCGGCCTTGTCCTAGTTTCGTGTCACCATAGCTAAACCAAGAGCCTGCCTTTTTGATGATACCGTATTCAACACCCAGATCAATGATTTCACCGACCTTAGAGATACCTTCACCAAAAATGATATCAAATTCTGCGATACGGAATGGAGGGGCTACTTTATTTTTTACAATCTTTACTTTTACGCGGTTACCCGATACTTCATCAGAGTCTTTGATCTGTGATGTGCGACGGATATCTAAACGAACAGAAGAATAGAATTTGAGTGCATTACCACCCGTTGTCGTTTCTGGGTTACCAAACATCACACCAATTTTTTCGCGCAGCTGGTTAATGAAAATACAACAGCAGTTTGTTTTTGAAATTGTACCCGTCAGCTTACGTAAAGCTTGAGACATTAAACGAGCTTGAAGTCCCATCTTAGAGTCGCCCATTTCACCTTCGATTTCGCCTTTTGGTACCAAAGCTGCCACGGAGTCAATAACAATGACGTCGATTGCTCCAGAACGGATTAGGTTATCCGCAATTTCTAAACCTTGCTCACCGTTATCTGGTTGAGAAATCAATAAGTTCTCCACATCTACACCTAATTTTTGAGCGTAGTATTTATCAAAAGCATGTTCAGCATCGATGATAGCTGCAATACCGCCTTTTTTCTGTGCTTCGGCAACAATGTGTGTCGCTAAAGTAGTTTTACCTGAAGATTCAGGTCCATATATTTCAATGATACGGCCTTTTGGTACACCACCGATCCCTAAGGCGATATCCAAACCAAGAGATCCTGTAGAAATAGCCTCGATAGGCTCAACAGCAGTATCTCCCAATTTCATAATTGAACCTTTTCCAAAGTTCTTCTCTAATTTATCTAACGTCAGCTGTAACGCTTTTAGTTTATCTGTGTTGCTCATATTTTTAGTATATATTTCTCAAAATTAAAAATTAAAAATCATAAACCAAGTATTATTCACTAAAAAAATTAGCTTTTTATTTCTAGCTCATCCGAAATACTTTTGATACGATGGTTTTTTTCAAAATATTTGCACATATAAGTGATCGGGCATTTCTCACACATTGGCTTTCGGGCCAGACAAATATAACGTCCATGTAAGATTAGCCAATGATGGGCGATCGCGATCGTATCTTTAGGTAGGTTTTTCACCAACTGTTTTTCCACGGCCAACGGTGTTGTGGCGCGATAGGTTAGGCCTAAACGATTTGCAACACGGAAAACATGTGTGTCTACGGCCATAGCTGGATTATGGTAGACGACAGATGAAATGACGTTAGCGGTTTTTCGACCGACGCCCGGAAGTTTCACCAGGTCCTCGATTTTTTCCGGCACCTTATTATCGAACTGATCAATCAGCATTTTAGCCATGCCCACAAGGTGTTTCGCTTTGTTATTCGGATAGCTTACTGATCGTATATAACTAAATACTTCATCTACGCTAGAAGCTGCCAAACTATGTGCATCGGGGTAGCGCTCGAATAATTTGGGCGTGACCTGATTGATTCTTTTATCTGTACACTGCGCAGATAAAATAACCGCAACAAGTAATTCAAATGCATTGCCATAATTGAGTTCTGTCTGCGCATCAGGACTATTTTTGGAGAAATAATCTACAAAAGCCTTGTATCGTTCTTGTTTTAACATTGCTTCAAAACTAGCCAAAATTTCCATCAAAAAAGAAATTTTGGAATGCATTACATGGGGAATAATCTATCGTTAAATTACATAGCGCAAAAATAATGTAGCTGGTTTACACTGTATGGTACTGGGTGTGTAAGTTTAAAAAGAAAAGCCTAATCTCCGAGATTAGGCTTTTCTTTTTTCCAGTTGTTTAGAATATGCGAGGATATTCTTAATACATCTTTTGCTTGGATGAAGCAACATTTTTGGTAATTGAAGTTTTAATTCATTTTCAATGTCCTCGTCTGTCATTACCTTTTCATTTTGGGTGATCAAATTTTGAACTTCGTTTTCTGATTGGGTAAAATTTTCTACCATAAGCATCTTGTGTTTTGTCTCTGTAAGTTAAATAATTAAACGGACAAAAGGTGGTTTTGGTATAAAAAACGAGAAAATATTTATTTTTTCTTTCTGTTGGTATATTCCTCTGCTTTAATGATAGCATTATAGGCATTGACAATACCGCCAGTGACGGATATATCGGATAGGCGAACCGTTTTTGTTGCATCTTCACCAACTTTCACTTGTACCAGTTGGTCTGGTTTTTCCACTGATTCCATAATAATCCTTTTGGTTTCCACTGCACTCAAAGTTGGATAATAAGAACGGATCATTGCGGCTAAACCGGCAACAACTGGAGCAGCCATACTCGTACCCTGTTCTTCTTTATACTTCGAATCTGGTATAGTTGAATTGATGTGCACACCAGGTGCAAAAACATCGACAGTTTTTTTACCATAATTGGAAAAATCTGCGAGAAGCTCGTTGTCTAGGCGAAGGCCAGTTGCGCCTACTGTGATCCAAGCGTTGGCAACGCCGGTTGTATCCCCTTTTGCATCAGTATAATATTTCATCGGAAAATTAGGCTCAATATCGTTATCTTCACTGTCATTCCCTGCAGCATGGATCATCAATACATCTTTTGATTCAGCATATTTGACGGCATCATCAACGGTCTGTTTATTATAGGCGTACCCCTTCCCGAAGCTCATATTAATTACTTTTGCGCCGTTGTCTGTTGCATAACGAATCGCATTTGCCACATCTTTATCGCGCTCATCACCATCAGGGACAAGTCTAACGGTAAGTATCTTAACATTGTCTGCTACTCCGTTAATACCAATATTGTTATTACGTTTTGCGCCGATAATTCCCGCCACATGGCTTCCATGTAATGCATCTGGACCTTTCACATCAGCATTACCATAGTACCGCTCCGAAGCATCTTCGTAATCATCTCCAACGATCGGTCGGGAATTGTACGCTTTATTTAAATGGTAATCTACCTGGTTATTGAAGTATTTTGCGCCTTCGGTAATATCATCGAAAAATTTGGCAAAGCCACCATTTTGTATTTCATCTTTAGCATAGCCTAGCGCAATTCGTTGGGTGCTCGAGGTTGCCTTAAAATTGTCTATATCTTCTTGCGTGATGTCTTCGGGTTTCTTGCCGATTTCACGGACGACAGCATCTATATTGCGTTTTAGCGCATCATATGAAAACTGTCCCATCTTCGCTTCTTCGAGTTTGTTTTTATATTCAGCAGTCATCTTTCGATAGTTGTCGAAGGCTTTTCTGCTTACCTCATTGAGCTCAGATGCAGCTGTGATGTTAGCAAATTTTTGATCCAATGTTTTAAGCATCCTTGTCAATTCCAAGTTGTCAAACTGAACATTCTTTCCATCAGCATTTCCAATAAAATTCCAGCCGTATTTATCGTTGATATAGCCATTACCATCGTTGTCCACACCATTGGAGAGACTATCTTTCGTGTTGATCCACACCACATCTTTGAGATCCTCATGATGAATATCCACCCCACCATCCAGGACACCAACAATGACTGGGATAGATTTTTTTCCTTTCAACAAAGTCTTATAGGTTTTTTCGGTACTGATTCCCATAACCCCGTCCGTTTTATAATCCAGATTGAACCAATTCGCTGGAATGGTGTCCGACTGCCCGAAAGAAAAGAGAGGTAAAGAACCCAAAGTAATGAGATATAGTGATTTCTTTAAATTCATATGCAAATAAGTATTGATTAAGGTGTCTGCACTCATTCTTTTCAATGAAGCTATGACACATGATAAGCTATTCTGTTTATATTAAATTTTCTTCCTGCCCATGTTCTTCTTACGTAGGTAAGTGCAACAACGCCTGACTGAAGTAGAATAGCAAAGATAATGCTAATGCATCTTCTGAACTGTTAATTTTTATTAAAAGTACTTATAATCTATTCCTTAACGCCGAACTGTTGAAGAAATATCTTAAATTCAACCCATTTCTAAACAAACGCTGTTTTACTCCAGTGAAACAGGCCGTTTCCTAAAAAGAGTTTATCAAAATAGCATATTACAAGAGAATGCAACACAATAAAAAAATATACTGGCCTAACGTGATGGGCCCAAAAGCAGCTGTTTATCCCCATATCAGAAAGGTGCATAATGATACTGTTCAAGATGATTATTACTGGATGATCGATTACTTTAAAAAGGGAGAAAAAGCTCAAGAAGTGATTGATTATCTTGAGAGAGAGAATTCTTATACCAACTTGATGCTTGAAGATACTGCGCACCTGCAGGAAGATTTATTTCATGAACTTAAATCTCGTATTAAAGAAAAAGACGAGTCAGTGCCTTATTACAAAAACGGCTACTATTATTATAGCCGGACAGAAGAGGGAAAACAATATTTTAAATTCTGTCGGAAAAAGGGTACACTCGATGCCGAAGAACAAGTGTTGCTAGATGTTGACCAGCTTGCTCAGGGACATGCATATTATACAGCAAAAGGATTTTCAGTGAGTCCGGATAACCGGTTGCTTGCTTTTAGTGTAGATACCGTTTCCCGTAGAGAATATACCATATATGTGAAGGATCTGGAGACTGGAGCAATTTTTCCCGATCAGATAAGAAATACCGAGGGGGCGGCAATTTGGGGAAATGATAACCTAACCCTTTTTTATACCGCAAAGAACCCTATTACGTTGCTCAGTGAAAAGATTATGCGGCATACATTGGGAAGTGATCCAGCTTCGGATGTGGTTGTTTATGAAGAAAAAGATAACACAAATTATATTGCAGTTGGTAAATCGAAAAATGGAAAATATATCTTTATCAATTCGGAGGGAACTTTATCTTCGGAAATCTGGTTGTTGGATGCGGATTTCCCGCAGTCGGCATTTCGTGTTTTTCAGCCTAGGATCCACGATGTTCTTTATTCTGTTGTTGTGTTGGAAGATCGGTTTTTAATCCTTACGAATGATGGGGCTATTAATTTTCGAATCATGCAATGTCCATTAGATCGTACCGAGCGTATTCATTGGCAAATATTCCTAGACCATCGACCAGATGTATTGATCAGTGATATTGAGG encodes the following:
- a CDS encoding S8 family serine peptidase, yielding MNLKKSLYLITLGSLPLFSFGQSDTIPANWFNLDYKTDGVMGISTEKTYKTLLKGKKSIPVIVGVLDGGVDIHHEDLKDVVWINTKDSLSNGVDNDGNGYINDKYGWNFIGNADGKNVQFDNLELTRMLKTLDQKFANITAASELNEVSRKAFDNYRKMTAEYKNKLEEAKMGQFSYDALKRNIDAVVREIGKKPEDITQEDIDNFKATSSTQRIALGYAKDEIQNGGFAKFFDDITEGAKYFNNQVDYHLNKAYNSRPIVGDDYEDASERYYGNADVKGPDALHGSHVAGIIGAKRNNNIGINGVADNVKILTVRLVPDGDERDKDVANAIRYATDNGAKVINMSFGKGYAYNKQTVDDAVKYAESKDVLMIHAAGNDSEDNDIEPNFPMKYYTDAKGDTTGVANAWITVGATGLRLDNELLADFSNYGKKTVDVFAPGVHINSTIPDSKYKEEQGTSMAAPVVAGLAAMIRSYYPTLSAVETKRIIMESVEKPDQLVQVKVGEDATKTVRLSDISVTGGIVNAYNAIIKAEEYTNRKKK
- the nth gene encoding endonuclease III; amino-acid sequence: MLKQERYKAFVDYFSKNSPDAQTELNYGNAFELLVAVILSAQCTDKRINQVTPKLFERYPDAHSLAASSVDEVFSYIRSVSYPNNKAKHLVGMAKMLIDQFDNKVPEKIEDLVKLPGVGRKTANVISSVVYHNPAMAVDTHVFRVANRLGLTYRATTPLAVEKQLVKNLPKDTIAIAHHWLILHGRYICLARKPMCEKCPITYMCKYFEKNHRIKSISDELEIKS